Proteins encoded together in one Tripterygium wilfordii isolate XIE 37 chromosome 14, ASM1340144v1, whole genome shotgun sequence window:
- the LOC120014155 gene encoding uncharacterized protein LOC120014155: MIQFSSSRKIHKCSDDLYRLPQRVGESLRDFLARFNTEKVSIPYCDPGTAIQALRSCLLPDEQFYEELTKYNIRSYEEALVKATVFVRWEEDARRKSSNPHKEEKREDKRMKKEQSTVGQPSNNWRSHKLGPSHYTKNCPEYPLRIHQVEAVQVLKKMGNEVTWQPKKETEGWKDPKKWCDFHQDIGHTTPECRGLTYESYLGKRKVDDPEALPPPPLATQTYCVISGGSEIRRLSHTSAKKHEKEAATPAAKMAQSIGTFTNQIMVFVDDEATQLLHPHHDALVFMLQVANINLKQILIDNGSSANVLFLATYKGMGLDETLILRKSTTLIGFNGEVSHSLGEVTLSIYAPGLNKQTRLLIVDSPSAYNAILGRPWLHAIWVVPSTYHQVLHYPTNNGVREILGDQHSSRSRYKTTMRSKNESS; the protein is encoded by the exons ATGATACAGTTCTCAAGTAGTCGCAAGATCCATAAGTGTTCTGATGACTTATACCGACTGCCACAGCGAGTGGGAGAATCCCTCCGTGATTTCTTGGCTAGGTTCAACACGGAGAAGGTATCTATACCTTACTGCGATCCAGGGACTGCTATACAAGCACTTCGGAGTTGTCTACTCCCAGATGAGCAATTTTACGAAGAACTCACAAAGTATAACATAAGGAGTTATGAAGAAGCTCTTGTTAAAGCCACTGTGTTTGTTCGATGGGAGGAGGATGCGAGGAGAAAATCATCCAATCCTCATAAAGAAGAGAAGCGCGAAGATAAGCGCATGAAAAAGGAGCAATCCACCGTTGGCCAGCCTAGCAATAACTGGCGCTCCCATAAGTTGGGACCATCACATTATACGAAGAATTGCCCGGAGTATCCCCTTCGGATACATCAAGTCGAGGCTGTGCAAGTCTTGAAGAAGATGGGCAATGAGGTGACGTGGCAACCCAAAAAGGAAACTGAAGGGTGGAAAGACCCTAAGAAGTGGTGTGATTTTCATCAAGATATTGGGCACACCACTCCTGAATGCAGAGGCCTCACGTATGAG AGCTATTTGGGAAAGAGGAAAGTTGATGACCCAGAGGCGTTACCACCGCCACCATTAGCCACTCAAACTTACTGTGTAATCTCTGGAGGGTCAGAGATTAGAAGACTTTCTCATACCTCTGCCAAGAAGCATGAGAAAGAAGCGGCGACCCCAGCCGCCAAAATGGCACAGTCTATAGGGACTTTCACTAACCAAATAATGGTCTTCGTTGATGACGAGGCTACCCAGCTTTTACATCCGCACCATGATGCTTTGGTGTTTATGCTTCAGGTTGCTAACATTAATCTGAAGCAAATCTTAATTGACAACGGAAGTTCAGCCAATGTATTATTTTTGGCTACGTATAAAGGGATGGGTCTAGATGAAACCCTAATATTGCGGAAGTCAACAACGCTTATTGGGTTCAATGGTGAGGTGAGTCATTCGCTGGGTGAAGTTACCTTATCAATCTATGCTCCAGGATTGAACAAGCAGACTAGGTTATTGATTGTGGATTCGCCTTCTGCTTATAATGCTATTCTAGGACGCCCTTGGTTGCACGCTATATGGGTTGTACCCTCTACTTATCACCAAGTCCTACATTATCCTACCAATAATGGCGTTAGGGAAATCTTGGGGGATCAGCACTCTTCTAGAAGTCGCTACAAAaccaccatgaggagcaagaacGAGTCCTCATAG